A region from the Salidesulfovibrio onnuriiensis genome encodes:
- a CDS encoding Tad domain-containing protein: protein MSLLMGLMLPLLVAFVGLGVDLGMLYKAKTRLQASVDAGALAGSLQLPYDPDLDKGLVETAVNDMVQTNYPGAVVESITPGTEIRSVNVTAKAEVNTLLLSVLGADSNWVQAKASAGFNKLEVVFVIDNSGSMKGTPISMVRQAASNLVDLIIPDGTSPSTKVGLVPFKGLVRVGADAGDGQPAGGRNWDGTLNQGLHEDFMDEYWALPYYYRNMVTLDTTNGVPVTQALTTDKSTILESINRMDALGAWSGTIIPMGLKWGRHVLTQEAPYTQAGDPKEYRKIMILLTDGDNEDGGCGGPYAQSYAPNNYWTNSYYAMHVTDAHCEDSGQLNADMLEQAQLAKDADIEIFTIRFGTSDTVDKQLMKTVASSKPGTDDHYFDAPSVYDIDDIFKQIGRQLGWRLLN from the coding sequence GTGAGCCTGCTCATGGGGCTCATGCTGCCCCTGCTTGTGGCCTTTGTGGGCCTGGGCGTGGACCTGGGCATGCTCTACAAGGCCAAGACCCGGCTGCAGGCATCCGTGGATGCGGGGGCCCTGGCCGGCAGCCTGCAGCTGCCCTACGACCCTGACCTGGACAAGGGACTGGTCGAAACCGCAGTCAATGACATGGTCCAGACCAACTATCCCGGCGCCGTGGTGGAAAGCATCACCCCGGGCACCGAGATCCGCAGCGTCAACGTAACCGCCAAGGCCGAGGTCAATACCCTGCTGCTCAGCGTACTCGGCGCGGACAGCAACTGGGTCCAGGCCAAGGCCTCGGCCGGATTCAACAAGCTGGAAGTGGTCTTTGTCATCGACAATTCCGGATCCATGAAGGGCACGCCCATCAGCATGGTGCGCCAGGCGGCAAGCAACCTTGTGGACCTGATCATCCCGGACGGCACCAGCCCCTCCACCAAGGTGGGCCTCGTGCCCTTCAAGGGACTGGTGCGGGTCGGCGCCGACGCCGGCGACGGCCAGCCCGCGGGCGGACGCAACTGGGACGGCACCCTGAACCAGGGCCTGCACGAGGACTTCATGGACGAATACTGGGCCCTTCCCTACTACTACAGAAACATGGTCACCCTGGACACCACCAACGGCGTGCCCGTGACCCAGGCCCTGACCACGGACAAAAGCACCATCCTGGAATCCATCAACCGCATGGACGCCCTGGGGGCCTGGTCCGGCACCATTATCCCCATGGGCCTCAAGTGGGGCAGGCACGTGCTGACCCAGGAAGCGCCCTACACCCAGGCGGGCGACCCCAAGGAATACCGCAAGATCATGATCCTGCTCACGGACGGCGACAACGAAGACGGCGGCTGCGGCGGGCCCTATGCCCAGAGCTACGCGCCCAACAATTACTGGACCAACTCCTACTACGCCATGCACGTCACCGACGCCCACTGCGAGGACAGCGGCCAGCTCAACGCGGACATGCTCGAGCAGGCCCAGCTCGCCAAGGACGCGGACATCGAGATCTTCACCATCCGCTTCGGGACCTCGGACACGGTGGACAAGCAACTCATGAAGACCGTCGCCTCCAGCAAGCCGGGAACCGACGACCACTACTTCGACGCGCCTTCGGTGTATGACATCGACGACATCTTCAAGCAGATCGGCCGCCAGCTCGGCTGGCGTCTGCTCAACTAG
- a CDS encoding FecR domain-containing protein, which translates to MPESAQQIGSISLLHGDARAVGAEGARPLTQGSPVYQGETIETSQGAALEITFADGMKLSQGANSRVELDTYVYDQENGTGEILFNLVEGTFRSVTGKVVDMNPDGFNLKSPLATIGIRGTTTGHRIPGGGGQEEHLVITYDGKPVVIMSALGGPPQVLTTSGLKVLASSEGLSDYYRASPEEIARFEQLSTESLRQGVPDDQGDDNGDNGDNGDDAGDGQGDEGPHHVIGVMPVPEGWELVPPPPVPQPQPQPQPEPEPDPGQQGGDEPIVVTGGDDDDDNDDTGGGDTVQTVLDLSDYGKDLIVDMFSYEYGPQDESVPNTSFPSTVTTVIGATSFSNWITGNAEANDITGGQASDEINANCGNDIIRMGAYLDSNDMVDGGDGTDTLSFSYTGADQMDGVSGVEVVEVSNTAAETVSLVMTDNIMAQVTDTMTFDFTGLVSGSNVNFNGFNENEGNFVVTGTSESDTIVGGGGNDVLSGGDGNDTIEGKGGNDIINGGAGGDNLNGYSGTNTLSYDGSTAGVNVNLGTNTVSGGWAQGDTIANFQNVIGSDHDDTLQGENGVNNSLTGGGGNDSFVLTTGLDTNSGGDVISGGAGNDLVSIGVAVGSGTVLDGGAGTDTLYISEAAIDMTPATVTNFEAVAILDNKSATFNSSQLASLTSVEGGGSAGQEEINILMDTSSLDLSGISFTNWRSAENDRFEIAGTASAESITGSSGIDSINGGGGVDTIDAGAGDDTITFTTTPGSNTSIDGGAGTDMLKFSGGVIDMQDVCCVDNIEQIDLAANTTVKAYAGDVTGKSWAITGDNSTVSEIYGSDSCESKSLANLDLTGYSGLLKYYGLGGDDTIDMGQNMGSRVHIDGGTGSNTLKFTDSGDTGALTNVTHIQTIDLGDAVTTIILTNDTLLSSGETLTISEGSNTNAITFNGGTETDGNFNITTGSGVDALTGGGGDDTFNGGAGGDTLAGGGGTNTVSYDGSTAVSVDLSDNVVSGGWAQGDSISDFANVIGSSEGDFLGGNGSANALSGGGGDDTLQGRGGNDVLNTGSGNDVIKYDDISDIQSGTTDTVQDFSHTSDSFEFNGGDFGGYSGTLDSGKFFTSFGDVTGTDAVFIWEGGTLYYDADGTGAGAAETVADITMADGDLDHTDITFS; encoded by the coding sequence ATGCCCGAAAGCGCACAGCAGATAGGCTCCATCAGCCTGCTGCACGGCGATGCCCGTGCCGTGGGTGCGGAAGGGGCGCGTCCTTTGACGCAAGGCAGCCCTGTCTACCAGGGTGAAACCATTGAAACCAGCCAAGGCGCGGCGCTCGAGATCACCTTTGCGGACGGCATGAAGTTGTCCCAGGGGGCCAATTCGCGCGTGGAGCTGGATACCTACGTCTACGACCAGGAAAACGGGACCGGTGAGATCCTCTTCAATTTGGTGGAGGGGACGTTCCGCTCGGTCACCGGCAAGGTGGTGGACATGAACCCGGACGGGTTCAACCTCAAATCGCCCCTGGCCACCATCGGCATCCGCGGCACCACCACAGGGCACCGCATCCCGGGCGGCGGAGGCCAGGAGGAACACCTAGTCATCACCTACGACGGCAAGCCCGTGGTGATCATGTCCGCACTCGGCGGCCCGCCCCAGGTGCTGACCACTTCCGGCCTCAAGGTCCTGGCCTCGAGCGAAGGCCTTTCCGATTACTACCGCGCCAGTCCCGAAGAAATCGCCCGTTTCGAGCAGCTTTCCACGGAATCCCTACGCCAGGGCGTTCCCGACGATCAGGGGGACGACAATGGCGACAACGGCGACAATGGCGATGACGCGGGTGACGGTCAGGGCGATGAAGGCCCGCATCACGTCATCGGCGTCATGCCGGTGCCCGAGGGGTGGGAGTTGGTTCCCCCGCCTCCCGTCCCGCAGCCTCAACCTCAGCCCCAGCCCGAACCTGAGCCTGATCCTGGACAGCAGGGGGGAGACGAACCGATTGTTGTGACTGGCGGCGATGACGACGATGACAACGACGACACGGGCGGTGGTGACACGGTGCAGACCGTGCTGGATCTGAGCGATTACGGCAAGGATCTTATCGTGGACATGTTTTCATACGAATATGGCCCTCAGGACGAATCCGTGCCGAACACCTCGTTCCCGTCCACCGTGACCACGGTCATAGGGGCAACCTCTTTCAGCAACTGGATCACCGGCAATGCCGAGGCCAACGACATCACCGGCGGCCAGGCAAGTGATGAAATCAACGCCAACTGCGGCAATGACATCATCCGCATGGGCGCCTACCTGGACTCCAACGACATGGTGGATGGCGGCGATGGCACCGACACCCTGTCCTTTTCCTATACCGGCGCGGATCAGATGGACGGCGTTTCCGGCGTGGAAGTCGTTGAGGTCAGCAACACCGCAGCCGAAACCGTTTCCCTGGTCATGACCGATAATATCATGGCCCAGGTGACGGACACCATGACCTTCGATTTCACGGGCCTGGTGTCCGGATCGAACGTGAACTTCAACGGCTTCAATGAAAACGAAGGCAATTTCGTCGTTACCGGCACTTCGGAAAGCGATACCATTGTGGGCGGTGGCGGCAACGACGTGCTTTCCGGTGGCGATGGCAATGATACCATTGAGGGCAAGGGCGGTAACGACATCATCAACGGCGGTGCCGGTGGCGATAATCTGAACGGGTACAGCGGCACAAACACCCTTTCCTATGATGGCTCCACCGCCGGGGTGAACGTCAACCTCGGCACCAATACGGTTTCCGGCGGCTGGGCCCAAGGGGACACCATCGCCAACTTCCAGAATGTCATCGGCTCGGATCATGACGATACCTTGCAAGGCGAGAACGGTGTCAACAATAGCCTGACGGGCGGAGGCGGAAACGACAGTTTTGTTCTAACCACCGGTCTCGATACCAATAGCGGCGGGGATGTGATCTCCGGCGGCGCAGGCAACGACTTGGTCTCCATCGGCGTCGCCGTCGGGAGCGGTACTGTTTTGGACGGCGGTGCAGGTACGGACACTTTGTACATCAGCGAAGCCGCCATCGACATGACTCCGGCCACTGTGACCAACTTCGAAGCCGTCGCCATTCTTGACAACAAGTCGGCGACGTTCAACAGCAGCCAGTTGGCGTCCCTCACCAGCGTCGAAGGCGGCGGTTCTGCGGGGCAAGAAGAGATCAATATCCTCATGGATACATCTTCCCTGGATCTTTCCGGCATCAGCTTCACGAATTGGCGAAGCGCAGAGAACGACCGGTTCGAAATTGCCGGTACTGCCAGCGCTGAAAGCATCACCGGATCATCCGGCATCGATAGCATCAACGGCGGCGGTGGGGTCGACACCATTGATGCGGGAGCCGGGGACGACACGATAACCTTCACAACAACGCCGGGAAGCAACACAAGTATCGATGGCGGCGCCGGAACGGATATGCTCAAGTTCAGCGGTGGCGTTATCGACATGCAGGACGTTTGCTGCGTCGATAATATCGAACAGATCGACCTGGCCGCCAATACCACGGTCAAGGCATATGCCGGTGATGTCACGGGTAAGTCCTGGGCCATCACCGGAGACAACTCCACCGTATCTGAGATATATGGTTCGGACAGCTGTGAGAGCAAGAGCCTCGCCAATCTCGACCTGACTGGCTACAGCGGCCTTCTCAAGTATTACGGCCTGGGTGGGGACGACACCATCGACATGGGGCAGAACATGGGCAGCCGTGTGCATATCGATGGCGGAACCGGCAGCAATACCCTCAAGTTCACGGACAGCGGCGATACAGGTGCGTTGACGAACGTGACCCATATCCAGACCATTGACCTGGGTGATGCCGTGACCACCATCATCCTCACCAACGATACCCTGCTCAGCAGCGGGGAAACCCTGACCATCAGCGAAGGCTCCAACACCAACGCCATCACCTTCAATGGGGGGACCGAAACAGACGGCAATTTCAACATTACCACCGGCAGCGGAGTGGACGCCCTGACCGGCGGTGGCGGCGACGATACCTTCAACGGCGGCGCCGGCGGTGATACCCTGGCAGGGGGCGGCGGGACCAATACGGTGTCCTATGACGGCTCCACGGCCGTTTCCGTGGATTTGAGCGACAATGTCGTTTCCGGCGGCTGGGCGCAAGGCGACAGCATATCCGATTTTGCGAATGTCATCGGTTCTTCCGAGGGCGACTTCCTCGGCGGCAACGGCAGCGCGAATGCCCTCTCTGGTGGTGGCGGCGACGACACCCTCCAAGGCCGGGGCGGCAATGATGTGCTGAATACCGGTTCGGGCAACGACGTGATCAAGTACGACGACATCTCCGATATCCAGTCCGGCACCACGGATACCGTCCAGGACTTCAGCCACACCAGCGACTCCTTCGAGTTTAACGGGGGTGACTTCGGCGGCTACAGCGGCACGCTGGATTCCGGCAAGTTCTTTACGTCCTTTGGCGACGTCACCGGCACGGATGCGGTCTTCATCTGGGAAGGCGGAACATTGTACTACGATGCGGACGGAACCGGAGCCGGTGCCGCCGAAACCGTGGCCGACATCACCATGGCGGACGGCGACCTCGACCATACGGACATCACCTTCAGTTGA
- a CDS encoding A24 family peptidase: MDILVAAVLAAALVTATITDIRSQRIPNWLTFPLMLGGLAAHALHTGLDGLLFSLAGFGLGLGVMLVPFLLGLMGAGDVKLMAAVGAWLGINTALMAFLITCMAGGVYALAVLLRNMEMFRAVLENIKAHFITSLLTRKLDYTPVVSERTLPRLCYGVAIAFGTVASMVLTYHETGGFFVR; this comes from the coding sequence ATGGATATTCTGGTCGCCGCAGTCCTTGCGGCAGCACTTGTCACCGCCACCATCACGGATATACGCAGCCAGCGCATACCCAACTGGCTGACCTTCCCGCTCATGCTCGGGGGACTGGCCGCCCATGCGCTGCATACGGGCCTGGACGGCCTGCTGTTCAGCCTGGCCGGGTTCGGCCTGGGGCTGGGCGTCATGCTCGTGCCTTTCCTTCTCGGTCTCATGGGTGCGGGGGACGTGAAGCTCATGGCCGCCGTGGGTGCCTGGCTGGGCATCAATACCGCGCTCATGGCTTTTCTCATCACCTGCATGGCGGGCGGGGTCTACGCCCTGGCCGTGCTGCTCCGCAACATGGAAATGTTCCGGGCGGTGCTGGAAAACATCAAGGCCCATTTCATCACTTCTCTGCTCACCCGGAAGCTGGACTACACGCCCGTGGTTTCGGAACGCACCCTGCCCCGGCTGTGCTACGGCGTGGCCATCGCCTTCGGCACCGTGGCTTCCATGGTGCTGACCTACCATGAAACCGGCGGCTTTTTCGTCCGCTGA
- a CDS encoding portal protein: MDRTEFVERILKRFEGLETARRPWVSTWRDLADYMLPRKGNFGLGGQLSHGPEAGDELIFDSTPLHALELLASALGGLLTNPALPWFEMRVKDREKGDSAEVRRFLQEARERMVSVLNAEDTGFQAHVHELYLDIALMGTAAMYVEADPESVVRFSTRPLGEAYVAESAQGVVDTVFRKYRITLRQAWQEWGEACSEHIRERVRENPEEKVEILHAVFPRTDRDPFGIGVSNFPWACVYLETSSRHLLEESGYMEMPYMVPRWAKAAGDTYGRGPGLTALSDVRVLNAMARTALMAAEKMSDPPLMVPDDGFLGPVRSGPGGLSYYRAGSSDRIEALPVRSDLRAAEQMMAERRDSIRRIFLNEQLQPSEGPGISATEAVIRQSEKMRVLGPVLGRLQTEFLSPLIKRVFNIMHRAGALPRFPEGLQRNDVEVRYTSPVTRAQRQYEAQGLAQVMEYLSPLVGGGDAFGIMDNFDTDRVARHAADLFGVPADYLRQEDEVRQAREGKSHAGSQAQTAQTVDQMARVAKTLSEARMDAPNALTELVRLFGGSLGALQSVMSGGPVPQTESTPSQEESDHA; the protein is encoded by the coding sequence ATGGACCGCACGGAATTCGTGGAACGGATCCTGAAACGCTTCGAGGGGCTGGAGACAGCGCGCCGTCCCTGGGTTTCCACCTGGCGGGACCTGGCCGACTACATGCTGCCCCGCAAGGGCAATTTCGGCCTGGGCGGTCAGTTGAGCCACGGCCCCGAGGCGGGGGATGAACTGATTTTCGACTCCACGCCCCTGCACGCCCTGGAGCTTCTGGCCTCGGCCCTGGGAGGGTTGCTGACCAACCCGGCCCTGCCCTGGTTCGAGATGCGGGTCAAGGACCGTGAAAAGGGCGACAGCGCCGAGGTGCGCCGTTTCCTGCAGGAGGCCCGCGAGCGCATGGTTTCGGTGCTTAATGCCGAGGACACCGGCTTTCAGGCCCATGTACATGAGTTGTATCTGGACATCGCGCTCATGGGCACGGCGGCCATGTACGTGGAGGCCGATCCCGAGAGCGTGGTGCGTTTTTCCACCCGTCCCCTGGGCGAGGCCTATGTGGCCGAGTCTGCCCAGGGCGTGGTGGATACGGTCTTTCGCAAGTACCGCATCACTCTGCGCCAGGCCTGGCAGGAATGGGGCGAGGCCTGCTCCGAGCACATCAGGGAACGGGTTCGGGAAAACCCCGAGGAAAAGGTGGAGATCCTGCACGCGGTCTTTCCGCGCACGGACAGGGATCCCTTCGGCATCGGGGTGTCCAACTTTCCCTGGGCCTGCGTCTACCTGGAGACCTCGTCCCGCCATCTGCTCGAGGAATCCGGCTACATGGAAATGCCCTACATGGTGCCCCGCTGGGCCAAGGCCGCGGGCGATACCTATGGCCGGGGTCCGGGCCTGACCGCGCTTTCGGACGTGCGTGTGCTCAACGCCATGGCCCGCACCGCGCTCATGGCCGCGGAAAAGATGAGCGACCCGCCCCTCATGGTGCCGGACGACGGCTTCCTGGGACCGGTGCGCTCCGGTCCGGGCGGCCTTTCCTACTACCGGGCCGGGAGCTCGGACCGCATTGAGGCCCTGCCCGTGCGCAGCGACCTGCGCGCCGCCGAGCAGATGATGGCCGAGCGCCGCGATTCCATCCGCAGAATATTCCTCAACGAGCAGCTTCAGCCCTCGGAGGGGCCGGGGATTTCCGCCACCGAGGCGGTTATCCGCCAGAGCGAGAAGATGCGTGTGCTGGGACCGGTGCTGGGTCGTTTGCAGACCGAGTTCCTGAGCCCCCTCATCAAGCGCGTCTTCAACATCATGCACCGGGCGGGGGCGCTGCCGCGTTTTCCCGAGGGGCTGCAACGCAACGACGTGGAGGTGCGCTATACCTCGCCCGTGACCCGCGCCCAGCGCCAGTACGAGGCCCAGGGTCTGGCCCAGGTCATGGAATACCTGAGCCCGCTGGTGGGCGGGGGCGACGCCTTCGGCATCATGGATAACTTCGACACCGACCGGGTGGCCCGGCATGCCGCCGACCTGTTCGGCGTGCCTGCGGACTACCTGCGGCAGGAGGACGAGGTGCGCCAGGCCCGGGAGGGCAAGAGCCATGCGGGCAGTCAGGCGCAGACCGCCCAGACAGTGGACCAAATGGCCCGGGTGGCCAAGACCCTATCCGAGGCGCGCATGGACGCGCCCAACGCCCTCACCGAGCTGGTGCGTCTGTTCGGCGGCAGCCTGGGGGCCCTGCAAAGCGTCATGTCCGGCGGCCCTGTGCCGCAAACCGAATCAACCCCATCCCAGGAGGAGAGCGACCATGCATGA
- a CDS encoding phage capsid protein yields the protein MSMYIEESFVTQYCTDVHLAYQQKGSKLRNTVRLKTGVKGSKCVFQKNGKGTAGKKTRHGNVPLMNLNHSTVSCSLEDWYAAEYIDKLDEVRTNTDERLVAANAGAWALGRKVDELILSRMDATASEVVEDTKGLTKGKILEAFAVLNSKDVPDDGSRFAVVGPHQWNELLNIEEFKNADYAGDKFAWLKGTESRNWLGITWMFHTGLPLEGGVRKCFMYHKNAVGLAEAHEVKAYVDWVPEKAAHLVDHLLCAGACLIDGDGVVEIQCDDDAAIV from the coding sequence ATGTCCATGTACATTGAAGAGAGTTTTGTCACCCAATACTGCACGGACGTGCATCTTGCCTATCAGCAGAAGGGCTCCAAGCTTCGCAATACCGTGCGCCTCAAGACCGGGGTCAAGGGCTCCAAGTGCGTGTTCCAGAAAAACGGCAAGGGAACCGCGGGCAAGAAGACCCGCCACGGCAACGTGCCGCTCATGAACCTGAACCATTCCACGGTGTCCTGTTCCCTGGAGGATTGGTACGCCGCCGAATACATCGACAAGCTCGACGAGGTGCGCACCAACACGGACGAGCGCCTGGTGGCCGCCAACGCCGGGGCCTGGGCCCTGGGCCGCAAGGTGGATGAGCTGATCCTGAGCCGCATGGACGCCACCGCCAGCGAGGTGGTCGAGGACACCAAGGGCCTGACCAAGGGCAAGATCCTGGAGGCCTTCGCCGTGCTCAACTCCAAGGACGTGCCCGACGACGGCAGCCGCTTCGCAGTGGTGGGCCCGCACCAGTGGAACGAGCTCCTGAACATCGAGGAGTTCAAGAACGCGGACTATGCGGGCGACAAGTTCGCTTGGCTCAAGGGCACCGAATCCCGCAACTGGCTGGGCATCACCTGGATGTTCCACACCGGCCTGCCCCTGGAGGGCGGCGTTCGCAAGTGCTTTATGTACCACAAGAACGCCGTGGGCCTGGCAGAGGCCCATGAGGTCAAGGCCTATGTGGACTGGGTTCCGGAAAAGGCCGCCCACCTGGTGGACCACCTGCTTTGCGCCGGGGCCTGCCTCATCGACGGCGACGGCGTGGTGGAGATCCAGTGCGACGACGATGCCGCCATCGTCTAG
- a CDS encoding Flp family type IVb pilin, whose amino-acid sequence MTKLMNLIRNEEGATALEYGLIAALIAAGIAGAVTALGDQVVATFDFISAQMQAAMTPSP is encoded by the coding sequence ATGACCAAGCTGATGAACCTTATCAGGAACGAAGAAGGCGCAACCGCCCTGGAATACGGCTTGATCGCAGCACTGATCGCTGCCGGTATCGCCGGCGCCGTCACCGCCCTGGGCGACCAGGTCGTGGCCACCTTCGACTTCATTAGTGCGCAGATGCAGGCTGCCATGACTCCTTCTCCGTAA
- a CDS encoding TadE/TadG family type IV pilus assembly protein yields MNISATLNKMKDRRSREGMTTLEFALVLPVLFILLLCLVEMGTICYSWLTLQRAAQDGARFASTGQGYEEGTRLTQIQEKTGSMLSVLRDGNKEIIIRSWPDMAATGEGISGNAGEPCQIVEVMVTYDYEPFTPLIAQVLPPTITLLGSDRKVNEPWYPCDSP; encoded by the coding sequence ATGAACATTTCAGCAACCCTCAACAAGATGAAGGACCGGCGGTCCCGCGAAGGCATGACCACCCTTGAATTCGCCCTGGTCCTGCCGGTCCTCTTCATCCTGCTCCTGTGCCTCGTGGAGATGGGCACCATCTGCTATTCCTGGCTGACCCTGCAGCGGGCCGCCCAGGACGGGGCGCGGTTCGCCAGCACGGGTCAGGGATACGAGGAAGGCACCCGCCTGACCCAGATCCAGGAAAAGACCGGGTCCATGCTTTCGGTACTGCGCGACGGAAACAAGGAGATCATCATCCGGAGCTGGCCGGACATGGCCGCCACGGGCGAGGGAATCTCCGGCAATGCAGGAGAGCCCTGCCAGATCGTGGAAGTCATGGTCACCTATGATTACGAGCCCTTCACCCCGCTCATTGCCCAGGTGCTGCCACCCACCATCACGCTGCTCGGGTCGGACCGAAAGGTGAACGAGCCGTGGTATCCTTGCGACAGCCCATAG
- a CDS encoding sigma-54-dependent transcriptional regulator, which produces MAVRILVVDDDQAFQGLLVDALTDKGYEVETAATAEEGIEKARNGSFDLALHDVKLPGMSGVDALPHLAEAAPGMDVIVMTGYATKGSGVEAMKRGAYDYFTKPFSMGEMDVVIRRALEKRKLQRELSTLRKNLRADSPLEALIGQSEAMMLVKERIERVAELDADVLVVGETGTGKELVSDTIHGLSSRVSGPFIKINCAAIPESLLESELFGHEKGAFTGAGAVKKGKFELAEGGTILLDEIGDMPIHLQPKLLRAVEQKQVERLGGISPISFDVRIIAATNQELEQRVRDGAFRSDLYYRLNVATIQLPPLRQRMDDLPLLAEHFIRRANRRLGTDILGIAPDAMAAMMAYDWPGNVRQLANAVERASIFCKGSHITRAEVDLAFSKAVQGGEETASVILDGETTLKQALQEYERAVISAALARTSGVQTEAAALLGVSPKNLWNKLQKHHLDPAEFIVR; this is translated from the coding sequence ATGGCCGTCAGGATACTCGTTGTGGACGATGACCAGGCCTTTCAGGGCCTGCTGGTGGACGCCCTGACCGACAAGGGCTACGAGGTGGAAACAGCGGCGACCGCCGAGGAGGGCATTGAAAAGGCCCGGAACGGGAGTTTCGACCTGGCTTTGCATGACGTGAAGCTGCCCGGAATGAGCGGGGTGGACGCCCTGCCGCACCTGGCCGAGGCCGCGCCGGGCATGGATGTCATCGTCATGACCGGCTACGCCACCAAGGGCTCCGGGGTGGAGGCCATGAAGCGCGGGGCCTACGACTACTTCACCAAGCCGTTCAGCATGGGCGAGATGGACGTTGTCATCCGCAGGGCCCTGGAAAAGCGCAAGCTGCAGCGGGAGTTGTCCACCCTGCGGAAGAACTTGCGTGCGGACAGCCCTCTTGAGGCCCTCATCGGCCAGAGCGAGGCCATGATGCTGGTCAAGGAACGCATCGAGCGGGTGGCCGAGCTGGATGCGGATGTGCTGGTGGTGGGCGAGACCGGCACCGGCAAGGAGCTGGTTTCGGATACCATCCACGGCCTGAGTTCCCGCGTGTCCGGGCCGTTCATCAAGATCAACTGCGCGGCCATTCCCGAGAGCCTGCTGGAAAGCGAGCTCTTCGGCCATGAAAAGGGTGCCTTCACCGGGGCCGGGGCCGTGAAAAAGGGCAAGTTCGAGCTGGCCGAGGGCGGCACCATTCTCCTGGACGAGATCGGGGACATGCCCATCCATCTTCAGCCCAAGCTGCTGCGCGCCGTCGAGCAGAAGCAGGTGGAGCGCCTGGGCGGCATCTCGCCCATCTCCTTTGACGTGCGCATCATTGCCGCCACCAACCAGGAGCTGGAACAGCGGGTCCGGGATGGGGCGTTCCGTAGCGACCTTTATTACCGCCTCAATGTGGCCACCATCCAGCTGCCCCCCCTGCGTCAGCGCATGGACGACCTGCCGCTTCTGGCCGAGCATTTCATCCGGCGGGCCAACCGTCGCCTGGGCACGGATATCCTGGGGATCGCTCCGGACGCCATGGCCGCCATGATGGCCTATGACTGGCCCGGCAATGTGCGCCAGCTGGCCAATGCCGTGGAGCGGGCCTCCATTTTCTGCAAGGGCAGCCACATCACCCGGGCCGAGGTGGATCTGGCCTTTTCCAAGGCCGTTCAGGGCGGCGAGGAGACCGCTTCGGTCATCCTGGACGGGGAGACGACCCTCAAACAGGCCCTGCAGGAATACGAGCGCGCGGTCATTTCCGCGGCCCTGGCCCGGACCTCCGGCGTCCAGACCGAGGCGGCCGCTCTTCTGGGCGTTTCTCCCAAGAATTTGTGGAACAAGCTGCAGAAGCATCATTTGGATCCCGCCGAGTTCATTGTACGCTGA
- a CDS encoding TadE/TadG family type IV pilus assembly protein, with protein MDRRNTQYNDSRKGIAATELALMLPLIVLLLFVLVEASTAMHTYTSLQEASREGARMVLLQGEDADVVGLVKAIITEIPDDAVNTVVTTDQTQKTVTVTVSCEYVPFKGGSDGTSIITGETDTYTLQASTTMPIP; from the coding sequence ATGGACAGGAGAAACACACAATACAACGATTCCCGAAAAGGGATAGCGGCCACGGAACTGGCGCTCATGCTGCCGCTCATCGTGCTGCTGCTGTTCGTGCTCGTGGAAGCGTCCACCGCCATGCACACTTATACATCCCTGCAGGAAGCCAGCAGGGAAGGCGCACGCATGGTGCTCCTGCAAGGCGAGGACGCGGACGTGGTGGGATTGGTCAAGGCGATCATCACCGAAATACCGGATGACGCCGTGAATACCGTGGTCACCACCGACCAGACGCAGAAGACCGTCACCGTCACCGTCAGTTGCGAATATGTTCCGTTCAAGGGAGGCTCCGATGGCACCAGCATCATCACGGGTGAAACAGACACCTACACGCTCCAGGCAAGCACCACCATGCCCATCCCCTAG